The Engystomops pustulosus chromosome 3, aEngPut4.maternal, whole genome shotgun sequence region gttggaggaggctgggggctgCTGACGGCAGTAGGCTGCAGGATTGTTGTAGCCGGAGAGGTTGTGGGTCTGGATGGCCAGCGGGGTGATGAGGCTCAGCTCCTGGCCGGAGAAGGTGAAGGCATTGTTGGCACAGGGCACAGTCTCCTCACAGTACAGGGAGTTGGAGGACTGTGGAGGAGGGGTGCGGGAGGTCGGGCTCTCCAACAGTGGCGAGTCCAGGCTGTGGTTGGGGAAACCAGAAAAGCTGAGGCTGTGGTGCAGCTTAGGGCGCTGGCCATTGAAGCAATCAGTAGGGGAGCCCCCTCCGCCGGGTGCCTGCCTCCTCTCTTCGGCGTTGTGGATGAAGTGGCAGCGGGGACCATAGGGACAGAAACCAATAGTGTGGAAGGTACGGCACAGCTCCGTCTTGTACTTGGGGTGCCGGGTCAGGCTTCTCAGCTCGTGGAAGCCGTGGGCAAACTGGCACTTCTCTCCATACTTGCAAGTGCCACTTTCCTCAAAAGGCCGGCACAGTTCTGTCTTGTATCGGGTGGAGTTGATCTGTGCCCCGGatttctgctgctgttgctgctgctgctggaggtgCATGAGATGCTGGCTACGTTCCCCGTTTTCACTGAACGAACGGTCCCGGAACTTGTTCTCTTTGTTCAGCAGGGCGGTGCTGCTCACCACCGACGACTCCTTGAGGTTGTTGTTGCAGAACTTAGG contains the following coding sequences:
- the ZFP36L2 gene encoding mRNA decay activator protein ZFP36L2 — encoded protein: MSATLLSAFYDIDLFCKNEKVLNNLNLSSMLDKKAVGSPVTSPNSSLIPGFLRRHSASNLQSLANNNNSSPKFCNNNLKESSVVSSTALLNKENKFRDRSFSENGERSQHLMHLQQQQQQQQKSGAQINSTRYKTELCRPFEESGTCKYGEKCQFAHGFHELRSLTRHPKYKTELCRTFHTIGFCPYGPRCHFIHNAEERRQAPGGGGSPTDCFNGQRPKLHHSLSFSGFPNHSLDSPLLESPTSRTPPPQSSNSLYCEETVPCANNAFTFSGQELSLITPLAIQTHNLSGYNNPAAYCRQQPPASSNSPPPSLNFQPLRRLSESPVFDAPPSPPDSLSDRESYLSGSLSSGSLSGSDSPTLDSNRRLPIFSRLSISDD